In a genomic window of Oreochromis aureus strain Israel breed Guangdong linkage group 13, ZZ_aureus, whole genome shotgun sequence:
- the elovl5 gene encoding elongation of very long chain fatty acids protein 5: protein METFNHKLNAYIDSWMGPRDQRVRGMLLLDNYPPTFALTVMYLLIVWMGPKYMKHRQPYSCRAVMVFYNLGLTLLSFYMFYELVSAAWHGGYNFYCQNTHSAEEADIKVINVLWWYYFSKLIEFMDTFFFILRKNNHQITFLHLYHHASMLNIWWFVMNWIPCGHSYFGASLNSFIHVVMYSYYGLSAIPAIRPYLWWKKYITQLQLIQFFLTVTQTTLAVIWPCGFPIGWLYFQISYMFTLIILFMNFYIQTYKKSGSQRKHPQNSSLLSTNGHANGTPSTDFTAPKKLRVD from the exons ATGGAGACCTTCAATCATAAACTGAACGCGTATATCGACTCATGGATGGGTCCAAGAG ATCAGCGGGTTCGGGGAATGCTGCTGCTCGACAACTACCCACCAACCTTTGCACTCACAGTCATGTACCTTCTGATCGTTTGGATGGGGCCCAAGTACATGAAACACAGGCAGCCGTACTCCTGCAGAGCCGTCATGGTGTTCTACAATCTGGGCCTCACGCTCTTGTCCTTTTATATGTTCTATGAG CTCGTTAGCGCTGCATGGCACGGAGGCTACAACTTCTACTGCCAGAACACTCACAGTGCAGAGGAAGCGGATATTAAG gTTATAAATGTCCTCTGGTGGTACTACTTCTCCAAGCTCATCGAGTTCATGGACACCTTCTTCTTCATACTACGAAAAAATAATCACCAGATCACGTTCCTGCACCTCTACCACCATGCTAGCATGCTGAATATCTGGTGGTTTGTTATGAACTGGATACCCTGTGGTCATT CATACTTCGGTGCCTCACTAAACAGCTTCATCCACGTCGTGATGTATTCGTACTATGGCCTCTCAGCCATTCCAGCCATCCGGCCATACCTTTGGTGGAAGAAGTACATCACGCAGTTACAGCTG atCCAGTTCTTTTTAACTGTGACCCAGACAACTTTAGCAGTCATATGGCCATGCGGCTTCCCCATTGGATGGTTGTACTTCCAAATAAGTTACATGTTCACACTCATTATCCTTTTCATGAACTTCTACATTCAG ACTTACAAGAAGAGCGGTTCTCAGAGGAAGCATCCACAGAACAGCTCCCTGCTATCAACAAACGGACATGCTAACGGGACGCCATCGACGGACTTCACCGCACCCAAGAAACTGAGGGTGGATTGA
- the fbxo9 gene encoding F-box only protein 9, with the protein MADENADIEGTVEDEDESSDDPDLQLELNVFRAQWMSELKPSSGASGTSNRLLQAKSLRKAQEIAREEKATELFLRAVQEEQNGAVYEAIKFYRMAMQLVPDIEFKINYSRPPDADRGGGNYMEDSDADGEIEDLLAYFEQQLSVEGSFPKICTPEVEMTQVHISALPREILMYIFRWVVSSDLDMRALEQLSLVCRGFYICARDPEIWRLACLRVWGRKCTKLVPFTSWREMFLQRPRVRFDGVYISKTSYIRQGEESLDGFYRAWHHVEYYRYLRFFPDGHVIMLTTPEEPLSVVPRLRTRNTRMDSVLLGHFRLSQETGNQTKVFAVVCKKKDEKATDFQRNRFCRRNPAPEAEHSFHVGLALSSGGQQSFSKLVWIHHSCHITYKLTGETVVTTFELDRMYTPFFFARVKSYTAFSEQPL; encoded by the exons ATG GCTGACGAAAATGCAGATATTGAAGGTACAGTAGAGGATGAAGATGAAAGTTCAGATGATCCAGATCTTCAG CTGGAGCTCAATGTGTTCAGAGCTCAGTGGATGTCTGAGCTCAAACCGAGCTCCGGAGCGAGTGGAACGAGCAACCGACTGCTGCAAGCCAAAAGTCTGAGGAAGGCGCAAGAAATTGCTAGAGAGGAAAAG GCTACAGAGCTGTTCTTGAGAGCTGTTCAGGAGGAGCAGAATGGAGCTGTCTATGAAG CTATCAAATTTTATCGCATGGCTATGCAGCTTGTTCCTGACATTGAGTTTAAAATCAACTACAGCCGTCCTCCTGATGCAGACAGAGGTGGAGGGAACTA caTGGAGGATAGTGATGCTGATGGGGAGATCGAGGATCTACTTGCCTACTTCGAGCAGCAGCTATCTGTGGAAGGCTCATTTCCAAAGATCTGCACTCCTGAGGTTGAAATGACTCAGGTGCACATTTCAG ctTTGCCACGGGAAATCCTGATGTACATATTTCGGTGGGTTGTATCAAGCGATCTGGACATGCGCGCTCTGGAGCAGCTGTCTTTGGTTTGCCGTGGGTTTTACATTTGTGCAAG AGACCCTGAGATTTGGCGCTTGGCTTGTTTAAGAGTTTGGGGACGGAAGTGCACTAAACTTGTACCCTTCACATCCTGGAGGGAGATGTTCCTGCAAAGGCCCAGAGTCCGTTTTGATG GTGTGTATATCAGCAAAACATCGTACATTCGCCAAGGAGAGGAATCGCTGGATGGATTTTACAGGGCTTGGCACCATGTTGAATACTACAG GTACCTCCGCTTCTTCCCCGATGGCCACGTCATCATGCTGACCACCCCTGAGGAGCCTTTGTCAGTTGTTCCCCGTTTGCGTACCAGGAACACCAG AATGGATTCAGTTCTGCTCGGTCACTTCCGTCTCTCACAGGAGACAGGCAATCAAACCAAAGTTTTTGCTGTTGTCTGCAAGAAAAAAGATGAG AAAGCGACCGACTTCCAAAGGAATCGGTTCTGCAGGCGGAACCCAGCTCCGGAGGCTGAACACAGCTTTCACGTGGGACTGGCTCTGTCCTCTGGGGGGCAGCAGAGTTTTAGTAAGCTTGTGTGGATCCACCATTCCTGCCACATCACTTACAA GTTGACTGGGGAAACAGTCGTTACTACTTTTGAACTGGACAGGATGTACACACCCTTCTTCTTTGCACGTGTGAAGAGTTACACTGCTTTCTCTGAGCAGCCTCTCTAA
- the LOC116322744 gene encoding serine/threonine-protein kinase ICK produces MNRYTTIRQLGDGTYGSVILGRSLESGELVAIKKMKRKFYSWEECMNLREVKSLKKLNHANVIKLKEVIRENDHLYFIFEYMKENLYQLMKDRTRLFPESTVRNIMFQILQGLAFIHKHGFFHRDMKPENLLCMGPELVKIADFGLAREIRSRPPYTDYVSTRWYRAPEVLLRSTSYSSPIDQWAVGCIMAELYTLRPLFPGSSEVDTIFKICQVLGTPKKNDWPEGYQLASAMNFRWPQCVPSNLKTLIPNASPEAIHLMTDLLQWDPKKRPASAQALRYSYFHVGQALGTPQQILEQGRPQPSRVPMQTPLQSQQMLQQQPLLLKPVPPSQPPPPNQHCSPSRPLQQVQHSPASAAAQAAAYQRHTELVREQQQPKHILKQEQTEGTPQSHLPYIVDKTLQSKQTRQEPENANLLSYQLKPKGGGGRRRWGHGTGHLKGDDWDDYEETDLTSISILGKSNFSTQKSRQGEGTLSRYGNILDFSRPTGNEDAPLNLNKTASYQEPSRTASAKQHYLRQSRYLPGISTKKNVAINASKDFTGSHLWGSSSIPFGGTLPSRGAHGTNTIPGGYMPSFYKKDSGSAGHRGHQDHSVETTASNYATWRSGRSQMNASANIPPTNKSTPGLLPRPPLQTIHGRTDWSAKYGHR; encoded by the exons ATGAATAGATACACTACCATCAGACAGCTCGGGGATGGCACCTACGGCTCAGTCATCCTCGGCCGCAGTCTGGAGTCGGGGGAACTAGTTGCCATTAAGAA AATGAAAAGGAAGTTCTACTCCTGGGAAGAATGCATGAACCTCCGTGAAGTGAAG TCCTTAAAGAAACTGAACCATGCTAACGTGATCAAGCTTAAGGAGGTAATTCGGGAAAATGATCACCTGTACTTTATATTTGAGTACATGAAGGAGAATTTGTACCAGCTCATGAAAGACAG GACCCGGTTATTTCCTGAATCTACTGTAAGAAATATCATGTTTCAGATACTTCAGGGGCTCGCCTTCATTCATAAACATG GTTTTTTCCACAGGGACATGAAGCCAGAGAATCTTCTGTGCATGGGCCCAGAGCTGGTGAAAATAGCTGACTTTGGGCTTGCCCGAGAGATCAGATCTCGACCGCCTTACACGGATTATGTTTCAACTAGATG GTACCGAGCTCCAGAGGTGCTCCTCAGATCCACATCCTACAGTTCACCTATAGACCAGTGGGCAGTTGGCTGCATTATGGCAGAGCTGTATACCCTCAGGCCTCTTTTCCCAGGATCCAGTGAAGTAGACACCATATTCAAGATTTGCCAAGTCTTGGGTACACCAAAGAAG AATGATTGGCCTGAGGGATATCAGCTGGCAAGTGCTATGAATTTCCGTTGGCCTCAGTGTGTTCCCAGTAATCTGAAGACACTGATCCCAAATGCAAGTCCCGAAGCCATCCATCTGATGACCGACCTGCTGCAGTGGGATCCCAAGAAGAGACCAGCTTCTGCCCAG GCTCTCAGGTATTCGTACTTCCATGTTGGCCAAGCTTTGGGGACGCCTCAGCAGATCTTGGAGCAGGGCAGGCCTCAGCCGAGCCGTGTGCCAATGCAGACTCCTTTACAGTCTCAACAgatgctgcagcagcagcctctgCTGCTTAAGCCTGTGCCCCCCTCCCAGCCTCCTCCTCCCAACCAACACTGCTCGCCCTCCAGGCCTCTTCAGCAGGTCCAGCACTCCCCTGCATCAGCAGCCGCCCAGGCTGCAGCGTACCAACGGCACACAGAGCTGGTgcgagagcagcagcagccaaagcaCATCCTGAAGCAGGAGCAGACTGAGGGAACGCCACAGAGTCATCTTCCTTACATCGTTGACAAGACTCTACAGAGCAAG CAAACGAGGCAGGAGCCAGAAAATGCAAACCTGCTGAGCTATCAGTTGAAAcctaaaggaggaggagggcggCGGCGGTGGGGCCACGGCACAGGGCACCTCAAGGGTGACGACTGGGACGATTACGAAGAAACCGATCTGACGTCTATAAGTATTCTTGGGAAAAGTAACTTCTCTACACAGAAGTCGAGGCAGGGAGAGGGCACGCTGAGCAG ATATGGAAATATTCTGGATTTTAGCCGACCCACTGGAAATGAAGATGCACCTTTAAACCTGAACAAGACTGCATCCTATCAAGAGCCATCAAGAACTGCCTCTGCTAAGCAGCATTACTTGAGGCAGTCGAGATATTTACCTG GCATTAGTACAAAGAAGAACGTGGCCATAAATGCCAGCAAAGACTTCACTGGTAGCCATCTTTGGGGCAGCAGTAGTATTCCATTCGGAGGAACTCTGCCGAGTAGAGGCGCTCACG GCACAAATACAATCCCAGGTGGATACATGccatctttttacaaaaaagacAGCGGCTCTGCCGGTCACAGAGGGCATCAGGATCATTCAGTGGAGACAACAGCATCAA ATTATGCAACATGGCGGTCTGGCCGGAGCCAGATGAACGCGTCTGCCAACATCCCACCGACCAACAAAAGCACCCCGGGTCTGCTGCCTCGCCCGCCGCTGCAGACTATTCACGGGCGAACAGACTGGTCTGCCAAATACGGACACCGCTAG